The sequence below is a genomic window from Salinispira pacifica.
CATCACCTTCTCCCGGGCGCTGGATTCCCTGAGATGAAGTGACCCCAATGCAATGCCCATGCCCAGGGCGGTGCCTTCTCCCAGCTCCATTACCTGGAGTTCGCCCACCGCATCCTTGAGATATCCGTAGTCCAGAGTGGGCGGAACCCGCAGTGCCGCCTGGCTTCCGAATATGGCAAGTCCCATGGGGTCATTTTTCCGCCTGTCTATGAAGCGCAGGATGGTTTCCTGTGCACTCTCAAGCCGGGAATTATTGGAAAAATCCTGGGCTGCCATGGAAGGTGAAATATCAATTACAAACATCACATCAATTCCCCGTGACGTGAATACTTTCTCACGGCTCACCAGAGACGGTCCCGCAAGGGCAATAACCGTAAGAATGATCCCCGCCCAGGACAAACCCATGGAAATGACATATACCAGACTGGGCAGTGTAAAGGGATTGCCGAACCCCTTGCCCTTCCAGTTGGAAAACGCGAAGGTCAGCTTTCCGCCCCTCTGCTTCCAAAGATGCCGAATATAGAACAGCGGTATAAGCAGAAGGAATATGAGAAGCATCTCCGGATGATCCAGAGTCCATTGTTCGGAACTCATGCGTTTTGCCTCCCCGGATTCTGCCGGGAGATACCGTTCCGGCCGCCGCTGCGTACCCGTCCCTTGGTCCGGGGCTGGTTTGCACCCCGTTTCTGGGCAGTTCCCCTGTTGTTTTCAATATGTTCAAGCACTTCCTGAAGCTGGGAAAGATGGTCCATCCGGGATTTCAGGGTGGATGGCTGGGATGCAAATTTTACCAGGTCCCCGTGGTGAAATAGGCGGATAATAAAGTTACGGTCGGAGGGATTTTCCACGCCCTTGTTCAAAGCCGCCTCCAGCTCCCGGGTGGTGGCCGAACGGGCATCAACCTGAATCCTGCCGCTCAAGTACACCCTCACCAGATCCAGCAGCGTGATGTAGAAATTTCGTCCGTCCATGGTCCCTGCGTTGCTGGTAAGCTCCTTCAGGCTCCGCAGCAGCCGGCGGTAGGGCAACCCCTCCCGGTAACGCTGAATGAGCGTACCGAGATACTGCCGGCCCCATTTGAAAATGGCCAGCCAGAGCAGTGGAATGCTCAGCAGCAGCAGCGTCCAGAGAATTATAATCATCTGTGTTCCCGGAAGGATAATCTGGCTTTGGCTGGGCACAAGATCCTGCTCGTTGGTATCCAGAATGGAGGTTACAAAAATGGAAATATCATTCAATACTATGGGTCCGAGATTGATTGCCGGAAGGGTACGGGTACCCGGATAATAACTGGTGAACAGAATGCGGATATCCTTTTCATCCCCCCTGTCGATGATCCGGATATCATGGATGTCTCCCCATGAAGGCGTGGGCGGATCCTGGGGCAGCTGGATCTCATCCAGAAGGGGACTCCGGAGACTCAGTCGAAGTTCCACTCTATCTCCCACATAGTACACAGAGGGCAGAAATACCGTCCGGGTAATGCTGTATTCCTGGGAACTCAGGCTGCTCACAGATAAAAGCAGGAACAGGACTCCCATTGCAATGCCTTTCAGGATTTTCATCGCCGCCGTTTTCTCCTCTGGAAGAACTGAAACAGTTTGAGAATCGGATCCTCATTGCTCTGAATCTCGATGGGGCTGACCCCGCGCTTCTGGCACTCCCGGAACCA
It includes:
- a CDS encoding VWA domain-containing protein; its protein translation is MSSEQWTLDHPEMLLIFLLLIPLFYIRHLWKQRGGKLTFAFSNWKGKGFGNPFTLPSLVYVISMGLSWAGIILTVIALAGPSLVSREKVFTSRGIDVMFVIDISPSMAAQDFSNNSRLESAQETILRFIDRRKNDPMGLAIFGSQAALRVPPTLDYGYLKDAVGELQVMELGEGTALGMGIALGSLHLRESSAREKVMILLTDGESNAGEIQPEAAANIAAEAGVRVYVIGIGSDKEVLLEFVDPRNGKPYRATYRGELQEDLLQTIARSTGGEYYAVTNPGSLEGVLLAIDSLERVETRLKVEVRKEPVHRRLIILAFIFLFSDYIVRKMFLRELL